A segment of the Lycium ferocissimum isolate CSIRO_LF1 chromosome 5, AGI_CSIRO_Lferr_CH_V1, whole genome shotgun sequence genome:
ATGATCTTCCACCATACAACAGAGTGCAAGGAACCCGAAACTTTTCTGGATTTCAGCAGCAGCTCCATTAGTATCAGTTATTCTCTCAACTGTCATAGCTTACGCAATTAAATCTCAGACTCATGCGATTCAAACTGTGAGTAACATGCATCATTACTACTTTCATCCGTTATTAAATTTTAGACGCACGAGACTAAGATTCTTTTGCTGCACAGATTGGACACCTGCCAAAGGGGATAAATCCACCATCAGTGAACATGTTACATTTTGGTGGCCCTCACCTGGCTCTTGCTCTCAAAGTTGGCATTATAACTGGAGTCTTAGCGCTCACAGTAAGTGAATACTAACTACTACTACTAGCATTTTATTTCCTCAGAGAAAGAAAGGGAGGAGATTTGTGGTTGACATATACAGCCCTGCAGGAAGGGATTGCAGTGGGAAGGACATTTGCTGCTATGGAGAATTACCAAGTTGATGGTAACAAGGAAATGATAGCTCTTGGACTCATGAACATGGTTGGCTCTTGTGCTTCCTGCTTTGTCACCACGGGTACAAGCCAAGCAACATTCTTCTTTTCAGATTTTGCTTTAGCTCAGGGGTTTTAGTTTAATTACATTTCTGGTGCTGTAAAAAATAATAGCCgacatatatgttttgtatattatatacatagCCAGTGTCTAGGTTTTAGTTGTCTCGCTTagtttcctctttttcttattccaattaaAATTCAATGTTGCAGGATCATTTTCTCGATCTGCTGTAAGTTACAATGCTGGAGGAAAAACTGTCGTCTCAAATATAGTAATGGCAGCAACTGTGCTTATCACCTTGCTGTTTCTCATGCCATTGTTCCATTACACCCCTAACCTCATCTTGGCAGCAATTATTATAACAGCGGTGATCGGCCTAATCGATTATCAAGGTGCATTCCGTTTATGGAAAGTTGACAAACTAGATTGTGTGGCGTGCTTGTCTTCCTTTTTTGGCGTTCTTTTCATCTCAGTGCCTATTGGACTAGCAATTGCAGTAAGCTTAATTCTCCTCAGAAATCTCAATCCAATATTTCTACTTCTCATATCTAATGTACTAATATTTTGTTCATGGAAAAAACTTCAGGTTGGTGTTTCAGTTTTCAAGATCCTATTGCATGTTACTAGGCCAAATACTAATGTCTTGGGATACATTTCTAGTACTCGATCATTTCAAAGCCTAAGCAGATACAGCACAGCTGTTAGGATTCCTTCTTTCCTTATCATAGCTGTTGAGGCTCCTTTCTACTTTGCAAATTCTACCTACCTACAAGAAAGGTAAGTGTAATAGTAGTAAAGTTGTTAAATGTTTGTTATATTAGAGTTGTATCAACTAAAAGTTAACAAATGTAACTACAGGACATTGAGATGGATTCGAGAAGAGGAAGCGAGGATCAAAGCCAACAACGAACCTCCAATCAAATGTGTAATCATTGACATGACAGGTTGGTTGAAAAGGAGAACACACCAATCTGCGCTTGTTTTCTTTAACCAGTAATCTACAGGTCTCGTAACGGATTTTGGGGTTTCCCTTCTGCAGCTGTGACAGCTATAGACACTAGTGGCATTGATACAATATGCGAACTAAGAAGATTACTTGAGAAAAGATCACTTAAGGTAAAATTTTCATTTGTCAATAAGCTTCTGTTTTCGCGATTGTGTTGTCCTTTCTTTACTTGCTCGTTTATGCTTTGATGTCTACGGCTGCAGCTTGTGCTGGCAAATCCAGTTGGAAACGTTATGGAAAAGCTGTTTAACTCAAATTCTCTTGAGGCCTTTGGATTAGACGGATTATATCTAACAGTTTCTGAAGCTGTGGACGATATTTCATCTTCTTGGAAGCCTGAAAAGCCGGAAAAGCCTGAACCATTAACTATATGAGTTTTGTACTATCctgtcaaaaagaaaaaggaggtgGGATTTTGGATGGAGACAAGAAGGATTAACAATCTGAAGTTTTGGGGGTAACTTGATTTTTGTTCTAAGCTCTACGTAGAAGAGAATTTTGACgtatattatttatctttatcTAGAATGAAGAGAAAGCATATATGCATGTATCTAAGTTGGTTTACCCATGTTTGTACATAATTTAGGAAGGGGCTATCTATCTTCTTTTCTGTTTAGGAATAACAAAGAgctattattttttcttgtctCGTCTTGCCATTTGTTTGCTCTCtctggaaatcaagaagaaactaAAAACTACTCCCTCCCTCCCACATTAGTTGTCCAcgttattaaaaatattcatcCCAAAATACCTatccatttacaaaatcaagatataattaattaaatttttcctattttgcccttaacgttaattgttttttaaagtaaccAATATTAATTAGAGTGCAATTTATGGAGAGAGATAAAGGTGAtgtaaaaatacatttttatttatgaGTTCTTAAAGGACGCGTAAAGggaaaagtggacaagtaatatgggaggGAGGGAGTAATAATCAGCAGATTACTCTTTTCACTTCCCTCATCAAGGTCAAACTTCTTTGCTTCCTTTTCCATCTCTGTAAATCATCTttcgaaaagaaaagaaaaaacacaacCATTTCGGCCATCTTCCCAAACTTGCAATTAATTTGTTTTTGAGAAGGGAAGTAGGAGAGGATGGGAATGGAacaattaatgataaaattaatGGACGAATTATTGAAGAAATATATAGTGAAGCCATAGTATTTAATCCTGTTCCTTTATTGCTTCTAAGCCGAGTTCAAAGTGTATTTAACTATCAGACAAACTAACAGGTCAACTAAATTCATTAAGAGAAAGTATACGCattcaatttaaattttgatgCAATGTTTTTCTATCAGACGTTCTTCAATCATCATTCAGTATTCTTCTTATACCACTAATATTACAAAGTCAAAAGAGACATCTTAGGAGGAGACCAGGAACAAGAAGCATCAAACAATTTTCAATTACTGTATCAGAAGAATTACAAAAGTACATTGACTGCAACACCTACAACATGcaatatacaaataaaaaacCTTACGAATGCTTTCTGAGTGCTTAGCATAAAGCTTGCCAAACACAGTCGTTCTCATTAAGAACTGCTACTTCATTCTAAGTCTCCTCAAGTTGTACATAAAATGTCTGAGAACTTCTCTGCTTAGCTTGTTTCCTGTCCAGCGTTTCAATCTCCCAACACATTCGACATGACATTTTTAGAAGCTTCAAATGTCAGATCAGAAGACGAACTTGTAAACAAACAAGCTTATCCAGATCAGGGAAACAACATCACAAAATCGGAAGACAATTGTTCTTGCTCTTGTGCTTCAACTCAGTCAAACATCTGCACATTTTAATGCAACCCAAAAAGTTAGTCATAATAGCAGAATCAGAACCCTGTCTAGTTTTTATACACGCTGTGGCATGTGAACTTCCAATAGATgcaaatcatcataatatactaaagTCATATAGTGGTGAGTGGCTCTTCTAATATGGATGATAAATAGTTGTCAAATTAAGATTTTCTCTTTTTGACAAGTATAAGATaattttatttcatgagaaAATAGTCAAATGCCCCCtcaacgtatactcggattaattatgacgcacccaacctttgcgggcgacctattaccccccgcCCCCGGCCATATTTTTTCTGTATCTTTGTACCCTTTTCCGATTGACATGgcacaaaaaaaattagatgaCCAGTTGCACAAgggagagtgttgcacactctccgccacGTCAGTGCCACGTTGGAActttctaaattttaattttatattcttt
Coding sequences within it:
- the LOC132055465 gene encoding probable sulfate transporter 3.4, which gives rise to MNLNSIKVEGNACDDNGASSSSSGGVHKVCLPPHRTTFQKLRQRLSEIFFPDDPLHRFKNQTGLRKFVLGLQFFFPVFEWGPKYNLNLLRSDIIAGITIASLSIPQGISYAKLANLPPIIGLYSSFVPPLIYSILGSSRHLAVGPVSIASLVMGTMLSQAVQYSKEPTLYLQLAFTSTLFAGLLQAAMGFFRLGFIIDFLSKATLLGFMAGAAVIVSLQQLKGLLGIVHFTNKMQIVPVLTSVFTHKDEWSWQTVLMGVCFLVFLLTTRHISARNPKLFWISAAAPLVSVILSTVIAYAIKSQTHAIQTIGHLPKGINPPSVNMLHFGGPHLALALKVGIITGVLALTEGIAVGRTFAAMENYQVDGNKEMIALGLMNMVGSCASCFVTTGSFSRSAVSYNAGGKTVVSNIVMAATVLITLLFLMPLFHYTPNLILAAIIITAVIGLIDYQGAFRLWKVDKLDCVACLSSFFGVLFISVPIGLAIAVGVSVFKILLHVTRPNTNVLGYISSTRSFQSLSRYSTAVRIPSFLIIAVEAPFYFANSTYLQERTLRWIREEEARIKANNEPPIKCVIIDMTAVTAIDTSGIDTICELRRLLEKRSLKLVLANPVGNVMEKLFNSNSLEAFGLDGLYLTVSEAVDDISSSWKPEKPEKPEPLTI